In the Telopea speciosissima isolate NSW1024214 ecotype Mountain lineage chromosome 2, Tspe_v1, whole genome shotgun sequence genome, one interval contains:
- the LOC122649493 gene encoding pentatricopeptide repeat-containing protein At4g13650-like, whose amino-acid sequence MGFLQSIFLCNNIIHAYTERISIEDARTLFGEMTEPNVVSWTNLISGYAHMGKLTQAVALFRRMQKHNNGEGKEDRCIPNCFTFGSILKGCTHTKDLQTGMQIHCATVKYGFESDTFIASTLVHMYAKFGQIESSWKVFAQTEDKDVVTWTSMVTGFANHMHPEFKNAAFILFKDMIRNGIWPLGVTIFSLIKVFNEPTRLNQAKQVHGCLLKLGIEVDCQLGSSLVDMYGKCEGIDEAIKIFLRLDQKDVVSWTSLLVAYLNNGLYVEAINVFRRMVVEKIPVDPFVVAGVVGVCSGLEKMVSGKEVHGFAIRKGFISDVAVGNSIITFYGRWGDVKKAKIVFQGMEVRDAISWTALLSCFTQTGFGEEALFLFQKMCLTGLSLPVFIITCAIKACSTIASLSVANQLHSRTIKMGYCEDLSVRNSLIAMYAKCGDIDIALRLFNSMSRRDTISWNAIIAALSQHGFGKEALERFHIMKMEGFQPDNFTLLGVLVSCSNIGLVNEGYEYFKSMTIDYNLKPKMEHYASIVSLLGRAGSKET is encoded by the exons ATGGGTTTTCTCCAATCCATCTTTCTTTGCAACAATATCATCCATGCTTACACTGAACGCATCTCAATCGAGGATGCCCGGACACTGTTCGGTGAAATGACTGAACCAAATGTAGTCTCATGGACTAACTTGATTTCTGGTTATGCCCACATGGGGAAATTGACACAGGCAGTAGCTCTCTTTAGAAGAATGCAAAAACACaacaatggagaaggaaaagaagatagatGCATTCCTAACTGCTTCACTTTTGGAAGCATTCTTAAAGGGTGTACTCATACAAAAGACCTGCAAACTGGGATGCAAATTCACTGTGCGACTGTTAAATATGGGTTTGAATCTGACACATTTATAGCTAGCACACTTGTTCACATGTATGCTAAGTTTGGGCAAATTGAGAGCTCATGGAAGGTCTTTGCTCAGACCGAAGACAAAGATGTGGTAACTTGGACTTCCATGGTCACTGGTTTTGCCAACCATATGCATCCAGAGTTCAAGAATGCTGCATTTATTCTCTTCAAAGACATGATTAGAAATGGGATTTGGCCTCTAGGTGTTACCATTTTTAGTCTAATAAAGGTCTTTAATgagcccacaagacttaaccaGGCAAAGCAAGTGCATGGCTGTTTATTAAagcttgggattgaagttgattgtcagcTGGGAAGTTCTCTAGTTGACATGTATGGTAAGTGTGAGGGAATTGACGAAGCAATCAAGATCTTTTTGAGGCTTGATCAAAAGGATGTCGTTTCTTGGACTTCATTGTTAGTTGCTTACTTGAATAATGGGCTCTATGTGGAAGCTATCAATGTTTTCCGTAGGATGGTGGTGGAGAAGATACCGGTTGATCCATTTGTAGTTGCTGGGGTTGTTGGTGTTTGTTCTGGTCTAGAGAAAATGGTGTCTGGAAAGGAGGTCCATGGATTTGCCATAAGAAAGGGTTTCATCTCAGATGTTGCAGTTGGTAATTCAATTATTACATTCTATGGTAGGTGGGGGGATgttaaaaaggcaaaaattgTTTTTCAGGGCATGGAGGTTCGAGATGCTATCTCATGGACGGCATTACTATCTTGTTTCACACAGACTGGTTTTGGAGAAGAAGCCCTCTTTTTGTTTCAGAAAATGTGTCTCACAGGTCTTAGCTTGCCTGTATTCATTATCACCTGTGCAATAAAGGCATGCTCTACAATTGCAAGCCTGTCTGTAGCCAATCAGCTCCATTCAAGGACTATCAAGATGGGGTACTGCGAGGATCTTTCAGTCAGAAATTCTCTTATTGCAATGTATGCAAAGTGTGGGGATATAGATATTGCTTTGAGGCTCTTTAATTCCATGAGTAGGAGAGACACTATCTCATGGAATGCTATAATTGCAGCACTTTCACAGCACGGCTTTGGAAAAGAAGCTCTTGAACGGTTTCACATTATGAAAATGGAAGGCTTCCAACCTGACAACTTCACTTTACTTGGAGTTCTAGTTTCTTGCAGCAACATCGGTCTGGTCAATGAGGGATATGAATACTTCAAATCCATGACCATAGATTACAATTTGAAGCCTAAAATGGAGCACTATGCCTCAATTGTTAGTCTGCTTGGTCGAGCTG GGTCCAAGGAAACATAA